The following DNA comes from Qipengyuania oceanensis.
ATTCTAGCCTATTTTTAAGTGATAGCCAGTTCAGCTGCTTTATATAGTGGCAGATGCCATGTTCTTTGTTGGACTGATGGCCTTGCCCTCGCGCTAAAATAGGAAACTTGGAATGAAGAGGTTTGACTATGTTGTGGTAGGCGGGGGTTCAGCGGGCTGCACAGTAGCAAGCCGACTCTCGGAAAATGGAGAGTACTCAGTTGCACTCCTTGAGGCAGGCGGAACTCATAATAATCCACTCATTTCGATTCCATTCAATTTTGCTTTTACCGTTCCCAAGGGCTCTCACAATTGGAGTTTTGAAACGGTACCGCAACCTGGATTGAATGGGCGAATTGGCTACCAACCTAGAGGAAAAGTTTTGGGCGGCTCCTCGTCCATCAACGCTATGGTCTATATCAGAGGGGCCAAAGAGGACTACGATAACTGGCAAGCATTAGGGAACAGGGGTTGGTCCTATGAAGACGTACTGCCCTTTTTTAGAAAAGCACAAAACAGGCAAAAAGGCGCTAATGAATTTCACGGCATTGGTGGACCGCTAAGCGTATCTCCACCTCGCAGTCCCAATCCACTGAACGATACCTTTATCCAAGCAGGCGTGGAGTGCCAGATCCCACGCAATGACGACTTCAATGGTGCGACGCAAGAAGGTATTGGATTTTATGAATTGACTCAGGACAATGGGCGGCGTTGCTCAACCGCTCATGCTTACTTAACGCCAGCGAAAAATCGAGAAAATCTCACCATTTTCAAACGCTCCATTGCGGAAAAAGTAATGATCGAAAATGGACGCGCAATAGCGGTTAGAGCAAAAATCGATGGGCGGGCTCAGATAATCAGGGCGAACAAAGAGGTTATCCTATCTTGCGGTGCGTTTCAGAGCCCGCAATTATTACTGCTTTCTGGTATTGGTCCAAAATCCAAACTGGAAGAGCACAAAATCGATCAGGTCCTCGAACTTCCTGGAGTCGGTGAAAATCTGACTGATCATTTAGACTACAGTTTAATCTATGAATCAGATAGCGAATATTGCTTAGGAAGAAATGCCCGCTCAGTATTTCGTGTTGCTATGAATCAACTTCAATATCTGATTTTCAAGCGCGGTGTGATGACCACAAATTTTAACGAATCTGGGGCCTTTTACTACACTAATCCTGAAGAACCCTCTCCTGACATTCAACTGCACTTTGCCTTTAGCATGGTCGACCAGCATGGTCTGAAGAAACATGGGCGTGGCGGCTTCACCTGTCACATTTGTGTCCTGCGTCCGAAGAGCGTTGGCAGTGTAAAACTGGCAGATGCGAATCCGAATTCTCCACCTTTGATTGACCCGGCATTTTTAAAGGATGAGCGCGATCTTGATACAATGTTAGCTGGGGTGAAACAGGCTCAACAAATCATGCAAGCTCCGTCATTTGATGCACATAGAGGAAAGGCGCTCTACGCTGGCGCAAGCAACGATGACGAGGAGCTAAAAGAAGACATCCGCAACCGAGCCGACACGATTTATCACCCCGTTGGTACATGTAAAATGGGCCCAGATAGCGATCCGAATGCTGTTGTCGATCAGAGGCTAAGGGTGCGAGGAATCAAGAGTTTGCGAGTTATTGATGCCTCGATCATGCCAAAAATAGTTTCCGGAAATACAAATGCCCCATCGATCATGATTGGCGAAAAAGGCGCCCATATGATCTTGGAAGATGCTTGATCCATTCGGGACAAGACTCTTCTCTATTTGCAAAACGCAGTTGAACGAAAACGCTCTATTTCGAAATATTTCGTTGGTTTTTCGTAGGATGGCGCAACATTTTTCGAGCCGCATATTGGAATTGATTATTTCTGATCCGAACAGGTTTGTGACCCTCAATGCGAATCTTGGATGAATTGGTCGAAGATTTGTTTCATTCGGCTCTGTCTATCAAGTGCCGAATTTGTGCAAAGTCGATGTCCAAAGCGATAGGATTTTTGGAAGGAAACCGAGATGGATTGGACTGATGCGATTTCGAAATTGACTGCTCGAGGTGAGCAATTCGAGCTTCAGGATATTACGATCAATGGGAATGTGTGCAAATGGTTTGTAAACGCCCCGAGCACTTTGCCGCAAATGATCAAAGAATCGATCAGCGACCAAACTTTTTACGTTTATAAAACAGAACGATACACATTCAATGAAATGTATCAGCGGGCCTCGAGCTTGGCTGCCGAATTGATCGAAAAATATGGTATTTCGCCTGGAGATAGGGTCGCCATTGGCATGCGCAATTATCCAGAATGGCCAATCGCATTTACAGCGATCACATCAATCGGGGGCATCGTAGTCGCGCTGAACGCCTGGTGGGAATCCGATGAGCTCGAATACGGACTGAATCACACCGGAACAAAAGTTGCAATTGTTGATCAAGAGCGGCTTGACCGTATAATTGGAAATGACCGCTTGAATGAAATGCACCTCATCTCGGTTCGATCCGAACCTGAAGAGAGAGCCCAACCGATCGAACCTCTGCTAAGTCGCAAAGTCGATATGCCAGAGGTTGAGCTGGGACCGGACGATGATGCCGTAATTCTGTTTACATCTGGATCAACAGGTCATCCTAAAGGTTCAGTGTCCACCCATCGAAATATCCTCGCCTCATTACTGTCATGGGAACTTGATTTAACTTGCATGGCGGTTTTGAAAGGCAGGACGAAATCTAAAAAAAATGGCAGCAAAGCGTATACCGATTCGACGCTATTAGGGATGCCGCTATTTCATGTGAATGGTTTATTGGCAGTCTTACTAGCCAGTTACCGTAAACAGCGAAAAGTGGTTGCCATGTACAAATGGGATCCCATGCGCGCGGTTGAGCTGGTTGAACGCGAGAAAATAATCAGCTTTGTCGGCACTCCGGCCATGACGGGAGATATCATGCTGGCTGCCCAAGACACTGGTCATGATGTCGGAAGTTTGTTGGCCGTTGGCGGGGGCGGTGCTGCGCGCGCTGAATCGCAGGTCAAGGGCCTTGATGACACATTCAAAAATGCTAAGCCTGGTACCGCCTGGGGTATGACCGAGACCAATTCCATCGGCACATCTATCGTAGGCGATGATTATCTGAGCAGGCCATCGAGTTCCGGTCGCGTCAGCGCGGTTCTTGAATTGGGGGTGGTTGATGATGGCGGAAATTTTCTTCCATCAGGAGAGCGCGGAGAATTATTGATCCGAGGCACTTCAGTTATTCACAAATATTGGGAACGCCCAGACTCCATTGATGATTTTCTAGAAGATGGTTGGTTCCGAACTGGAGATATCGCATATATTGATAAAGAGGGCTTCTTGTATGTCGTCGACCGACTGAAACAGATCATAATTCGCGGTGGCGAAAACATTGGTTGTAGCGAAGTAGAGTCAGCTTTGGCAGGTTATCCGTCTATCATTGAAGCGTGTGTTTATGGTGTGCCTGATGAGAGGCTCGGCGAAGAAGTTGCGGCCACGATATACGCTGACAATCAGGTAGATGTTGCGGCATTGCAAGAAAGTTTGAAAAGCAAGCTCGCCAATTTCAAGATCCCGAAATATGTCCGGATTTCGGAGACCCCTCTGGCCAGAATTGCATCTGGAAAAATC
Coding sequences within:
- a CDS encoding GMC family oxidoreductase, with product MKRFDYVVVGGGSAGCTVASRLSENGEYSVALLEAGGTHNNPLISIPFNFAFTVPKGSHNWSFETVPQPGLNGRIGYQPRGKVLGGSSSINAMVYIRGAKEDYDNWQALGNRGWSYEDVLPFFRKAQNRQKGANEFHGIGGPLSVSPPRSPNPLNDTFIQAGVECQIPRNDDFNGATQEGIGFYELTQDNGRRCSTAHAYLTPAKNRENLTIFKRSIAEKVMIENGRAIAVRAKIDGRAQIIRANKEVILSCGAFQSPQLLLLSGIGPKSKLEEHKIDQVLELPGVGENLTDHLDYSLIYESDSEYCLGRNARSVFRVAMNQLQYLIFKRGVMTTNFNESGAFYYTNPEEPSPDIQLHFAFSMVDQHGLKKHGRGGFTCHICVLRPKSVGSVKLADANPNSPPLIDPAFLKDERDLDTMLAGVKQAQQIMQAPSFDAHRGKALYAGASNDDEELKEDIRNRADTIYHPVGTCKMGPDSDPNAVVDQRLRVRGIKSLRVIDASIMPKIVSGNTNAPSIMIGEKGAHMILEDA
- a CDS encoding class I adenylate-forming enzyme family protein, whose protein sequence is MDWTDAISKLTARGEQFELQDITINGNVCKWFVNAPSTLPQMIKESISDQTFYVYKTERYTFNEMYQRASSLAAELIEKYGISPGDRVAIGMRNYPEWPIAFTAITSIGGIVVALNAWWESDELEYGLNHTGTKVAIVDQERLDRIIGNDRLNEMHLISVRSEPEERAQPIEPLLSRKVDMPEVELGPDDDAVILFTSGSTGHPKGSVSTHRNILASLLSWELDLTCMAVLKGRTKSKKNGSKAYTDSTLLGMPLFHVNGLLAVLLASYRKQRKVVAMYKWDPMRAVELVEREKIISFVGTPAMTGDIMLAAQDTGHDVGSLLAVGGGGAARAESQVKGLDDTFKNAKPGTAWGMTETNSIGTSIVGDDYLSRPSSSGRVSAVLELGVVDDGGNFLPSGERGELLIRGTSVIHKYWERPDSIDDFLEDGWFRTGDIAYIDKEGFLYVVDRLKQIIIRGGENIGCSEVESALAGYPSIIEACVYGVPDERLGEEVAATIYADNQVDVAALQESLKSKLANFKIPKYVRISETPLARIASGKI